CGCCAGGAACTTGCAGTTTGTTAGAGAGAAATTTATGAATAATTTGAATGTTTTTAGCTTCTGAAGAAGGACGTATTATATCAATTGCTGCTTCGACTATAGATTGCACGTTAACTGGTGCGATATTTAATTGAAATTTACCCCGACTCATCCGAGAAATATCGACTAAATCTTCAATTAATCTTGACAGAGAACGGGCGTTGCGTTCGATGGTTTCTAAAGCGCGTTCGGTAATGGCGGGATCGAATTTGCGAGTTTTTAGTAAATGCGCCCAACCCAAAACTGAGTTGAGCGGCGATCGCAATTCGTGAGAAACTACAGCCAGAAATCGATCCTTAGACTGGTTGGCAGCTTCCGCTTCTTCCCTCGCCGCCTGTTCCCTGGCAATTAATTGAGAACGTTCTTCCTGAATTTGTTTTTGGTCTTCAATATCGGTACAAGTGCCAAACCATTTAATGATGTTACCTTGTTCGTCTTTCAGGGATAAACCTCGCGCTAAGTGCCAGCGATAAGTGCGATCGCTAGCTCTCAATAAACGGTATTCTGCTTCGTAAGTTTCGCCTTTATGCACGGATGCCGTCCATATTTGCCGTGCTAATGGTGCGTCATCTGGATGCAAAGCTGCTAACCAATTCCAATTACCCAGACATTGCTCTGGAGATAGCCCGGTATATTCATACCACCGTTGATTGAAATATTCAACTCGACCCTCACCATCAGTCGTCCAAACAATTTGAGGAATAGCATCGGCGAGATAGCGATATAGTGCTTCGCTTCGCCGCAGTGCTTGTTCTGTTTGTTTGTGTTTGGTGATATCTGCAAAAGCACCAACCGATCCTCTCACTTTTCCTTGTTCGTCAAACAAAGGTCGAGCATTGCAGGATAATTCGATCGCAGCCCGATCTGGATGAACTATATTCATCTCGACATTGTGAATGTCTACTCCGTGAATGGCTGCATATTGCATGGGTAGTTCATCGGCAGGCACTTCTCGATCGTGGCAAAATACTTTATAAAGAGGTTGTTCTGTTGGTGGAGCGCTTTTAGAAGCATTTTTACCTGCCGATACTCTGAGTAGATCGGAAAGATAGGAATTGGCAGTCATTTGCTGGCACTCCGGATCGTGGGCGATCGCAATTCCCACTGGAATAACATCGAATAATGTTTGCAATTCGCTTACCCGACGTTCTAACTCTCTATTGAGTTTTTTGATTTCTTCTTCTGCTTGTTTGGTCGCAGTAATATCCGTCGTTGTACCGACTACTCGCACTATTTTATTTTCATCATCTCGCACTACGATCGCTTGGTCTAAAACGTGCAAGTAATAATTATTTTGATGACGTACTCGATACTCGACAGCATAAGTATCTCCAGTTGCCAATTTAGCTTGTATATCTCGTTTTACCCGCTCTACATCGTCCGGATGAATGCGTTCTCTCCACCACTGGCGAGTTGGTTGGGATTCTTCCAAACGATAGCCGAAAATTTGAGTTAAACCAGCCGTTCTTTCTACAGTATCGTTTTGCACATCCCATTCATAAATCAAGCAAGTAGCTGCCGCCGCAACCATCTGAAAACGCTGTTGATAGCTACTGAGCTTTTCTTCAAGCGTAATGCGATCGCTAATATCGCGCCAGCAAGCAACCACGCCATCATCCCATTTACTAACGCGAATATCAAATGCTCTGACTAATTTTTCTTGCTTATCATTATCATCGTAAAATAGCGCTACCTTCGACAATACTTCTCCTGTTTCTATCACTCGGCAATAATCTGCAAATAATCCGTTCTCTCGATAAACTGGCAGCAGTTCGCACAGATTCTTGCCAATTTGCTGTTCTTTCGTCATCCGATTCTTTTCGCAGGCTATCCCGTTTACGTATTCCACTCGAAAATCCAATATTTGGCCAGATTCATCGCGAATACTTTTGTAAATAGCAAAACAATCGAGCAAATTTTCCATTGAAGCGTAGAAACGCTCTTCACTTTTTTCTAATTCCCTGCGTAACCGATTTTTCTCTAAAACATTGTGCAGTGCAAAGCGAAGATTTTCACCCGTCGTTTTTTCTTTCTCTAAATAATCCTGCGCTCCGCTTTTAATCGCCTTTACCGCGATCGACACATCTCCCCGGTCTGCCAGCATCACCACTGGTAAAACGGGATTGCTGGTTTGATTTTTTAACTCTTGCAAAAATTCAATGCCATCTAGATCTGGTAGTAAAAAGTCTAGCAAAATTCCATCTGGCTTTAAAACCCGACACAATTCCAGACCTTGTTCCCCTGACTCTTCTTCCCAAATAATGTAATTATACTTGCCATCTTCCAGCAAATACTGTCGCAAAATTTTTCGGTCTTCTGGGCTATCGTCAATTATCACAATTGTCTGTTGCTGCTGCGCCATAACCATAATTAAACGCTTACCTGGGAAAACTAATATTTGCCAATCATCAGTAATTGCTCTAATCCTACTTAAATCACTTCACTGGGGACTTGATTATTCTATCGTTTTTAAATCTTTTGTTGGCTGCCTACCATGCCAATCTAAAATTTGTTATTTAAGCATATTGATTTCAATATTTTTGAATTTTTATTTACACTATCGATTTTTTAGACAAAAATAAACTATTACAATTAATTAATATTGTCAATATCTCTTTGGTTATAATTTTATTTATTTTTGTTTGTTTTTAGTTGTATTTGCCCTGACTGCAAACCAAATTATAGAATTGCCAACCTTAGATCGTCAAAGAGATAAGCCCTGCCATAGCGAGAAAACAAAACTATACTCTTTTGGACAGATGAATCACAATATTACCATGAGTCATCGTGATTTATGCAAACTAATTGAGGTAAAAATTTATGGCTGGTAATGGAAATTCACAAGCCATCAATAATCTCGAGTACGACTTGCTGACCGTGTTACATAATAAATCGGAAGCAATCAAGGCTTACGATACCTACATTCAAGATGCTCGAGAAATGCAGTCTCAGCCTTGCGTACAATTATTCGAGCAACTGCGTAATTCAGAAATGCAGCAAGCTCAAGAAGTACGCCGACATCTTCAAGAAGTAATGCAAAAAGGAAAAATGTAGTTTTAGCTACAAAATTAACGCAAGTTGTGCGTAGTAGGCAGTGGGTAGTGGGAGAGGAAAAATCTCAAGTTGCTAGTTGATAAAAATGGTGGACTATTGCTGCTACCCTGCACTAGCAAATTGCTTTAAATTTCACGCAGTTGGTGAACTTCTTATATCTATCACCAACGACCTACTACCCAACGAACCAAACTCAGCTTACCAAAAGTTGAGAAGCCGTTCCTCGCCATAATTGATCGAGTCCGGTTGCTGGTATGGTTAAATACAAAATATCTCCCGCACCCAAGGAGGTTTCCAACACGTCCCAACCATGCAAAGTTTGAGATTTCGTTTCAATATATAACGGTACAAAATCGGCATCCATTGCCACATCTTTTACTCGCTTACCGCAAAATGGATGATTGGCAGTAATATTAGTTGCTAAAGAAACCCAGAGAGTATCGGCAGTAATTCCATTCCCTAAAATTCTGCCTCCTAAAGCGGCGGCTGCAAAGGCAGGTGCAGCTAATTCAGTAGGGCTTAATACGGCTTCAAATTGAAAAACTTTTTGAGCAGTTGCAGCAAATTGGGGGTCTTGATTGCGGACGATTACAGTTAATTTGGGTGCTAAACCTTTAGCGCTGAGGGCGATTTCTAAATTGGCGATATCGTTGCTGGTAACGGCTAACAAAGCTTCAGCCGTATTGATATTTGCAGTTTTCAAAATGGCAGATATACTGGCATCTCCCTGAATTACTGGAATACCTAAAGCACGCACTACGCTAATAAATCGATTGTTGTGGTCTTTTTCAATTACTACTACTTCGTATCCTTGATCGTGCAGTTGATTGACTATTTGCACGCCAACGCCACCTAACCCGCAAATAATAAAGTGATGGCGCTGGGGAATTTTAGTGGCATCCCAAAATTGATTTAAGCGAGTTCCTAATACGAAATCATTGAGGATGGCGTAGAAAATCCCGATGATAGCAGCACCTAATAACATCATCACGACAGTGAACAATTTAATGCTTTCCGGGGCATTTTCTGCCACTTTTTCGTTACCGCCAGCACCGGTAATCATGCCAACGGAAAAGTAGAGGGCGTCTATAATAGATGTGTTTAAATCTGTTAAAATATAAGTGAAGCTAGCGATAAAAAGAGTTAGCAGTAGTACTAAGGTGACGATGGCTAAGGGTTGGGCGTGTTGCTGAAACCACTGTAAATTTGAGAAGATTTTCAGGAATTTTTGAATTGCCGATCGCCGATTGCTGCGAATGCTGGGCTGACTACCGACAATTATGCGATCGCCTACTTGCAACTGTTGACCGTAAACTACCGCCGAAACCAGATCCATTCGCCCTTTCACTGGCAGGTAATAGATCAGCATTCGGGAACGGTTTTCCCATAAATCGCTGAGTTTGCGCCCTTTCCAAGGGTGATTTTCGTGGATGTATTCTTCGTGAATGGGCCAAGTTTGGTTAAATAAGCGCAATTGTCCGATCGCGCGATTTCCCAAAGCCGCAAAAGCAAACACCGGTGCAGCTAAAGCCGCTACGCTCATGGTAACGTGATCCGAGAGAATTCGATCCAAGCGATCGCCCAAACTCGTATTAAACAATCGATTGATAATCCGAATTCCCGGATTAAGGACTCTGGCTTGAGTGAGAATTGCTAAATTCAGCGTTTCGTCATTACCGGCGATCACTAAGGTGTGCGCTTCTAAAATACCTGCGGCGATTAAAGTAGAAGCCGCCTTTACATCTCCCACCACGATATCGCGATCGTCATAACCGGGTATCGATTCGTGGTGAATCCCGATAACAGAAGCACCTTGCTGCTTTAGCAAGCTATATATCTTCAAGCCAGTATAACCCAAGCCGCAAACGATGATTCGGGGTTTCATTTTTAGAAGAGAAAAAGGTAATCTAGAATTTGCTTTCTAGCAGAAACTTTTATTCTCCATCTCTATGTATTTTAGAACTGTAGCTGAAAACACCATAATTTCAAATTAGAGAATGGTGCATTGGGCATTGGGTATGGAGAATAGCGATCGTAATAAATACTTATTTAGTAAAAATTAGTTGCAAATCTTGACGAAACTTTCCTTAAATAGCAAACGTCAAAGATATATTAACTAGTAAAAAAATCGCGGTAATCCGATATGAACAAGTTATTTCAATTCAGCACGATTTTTGGCATTTTATCCACAGTAATTGTAGTGACATCAGCCAGATCGCAAAACCAGCCAGCCCCATCTTTACCCCGTACTCCAGCCAATACAATTTTCAACGTTCGACGCCAGCAGGGAAATTGTCCGAGAACCGTTCGCCTTTGGACTTCATTTCGTTACTATGAAGGTGGCGGAGAGCATACGGTAATCGCCGATACAGGTGCGATCGCAGGCACTGCCAGACTAATATCATCCAACAAAAAAGTGGCAGAATACAGAGCGCCCTTAAACCGAACATACGCCTCTTGCGTCGGTCAAGCCAACTCTAATACTGATGATTTTCCCTATCGATTTCGCTTTGGCAGCGGTAACGTAACTTTTCGCGTCCAACTACCCGCAGATACTCCCAGCAATCCTTCCGAAATTTCCTACAAAGGCGTGGTGTCTACCCGTCCCGTTGTGCGTTGGGCAATTGCTGATTAATTAATTGGTTATTAGTCATTCGTCATTTGTCATTGGTACAATAAATTAACAAATGACAGATAACCAATGACAAATAACTATTAAAATCGAATGAATTACTACGTTATTTACGACGGCAATTGCCATCTTTGTTCTAATTTAGTACAAGTCTTGGAAAACTTAGATAAAGGGCAAATATTTCAATATGTTCCGATGCAAGACGAACTCACCCTTAAGCGATTCGGGATTACATCCCAAGACTGCGAAATGGGCATGATATTAATCGATGCAAACGCACCCGAAAAGCGGTGGCAAGGTAGCGATGCAGCAGAAGAAATCGGTCGGATATTGCCGATGGGTAAGATTTTTATCGAAGCTTATCGAAGTTTACCAGGAGTGAAGTGGGTAGGCGATCGCATTTACGAACAAATCCGTGACAATCGCTACACTTTATTCGGCAAGCGCGATGTAACATATCAAACCGTCTATCCCATTGGTTGCCATTCCCCAGAAAATTACACTGATTAGGCATAAGGATAGATGAAATAATCATACTTAATTAAAAAATACGGCTAGTTTCTACTAGCCGTTAAATAACTCAAAAACTTGTTTGCAAAAATGTTTTAACTTTTCCCCCACCTCCGGCACGGGTTGCTTATCGCCAACAAAACTCCAGTTATCAACTGTCGAAAGACGCCACGCCACACCTTCATGATCGAAACCTGCGATTTCAATCCCAATTAAACGACGAAAAGCTTCTTCAGGATCTTCGTAAAAACGAATCTGTACTAAAATGCTTCGGCATTGACTCCGCCTACTCCAACCAGGAAAATGAAAACCAATATCGATCGAATCCGGGTCAACCAACTCCGTCGTATCGGGATCGTTTTTCCACGGTTTTAAATCTGCCCTCGCGTCCGGAAAATGGGACTTAAACAAGTTAACCACAGCAGCAATTTTAGTGGCAGTTTGAATAGAAGTAGCCTGTTGAGATGCGTTCATTTGATTTTGCTTCCTTGTAATTAAAATATTCGGGTCATTTTGGCGAAATAGTCTAACAATATATTCCTAATTTCGCAACTACAAAACATCATGGGAAAGGATGAAGCCTAAAGGATGAAGGA
Above is a window of Leptolyngbyaceae cyanobacterium DNA encoding:
- a CDS encoding PAS domain-containing protein; amino-acid sequence: MAQQQQTIVIIDDSPEDRKILRQYLLEDGKYNYIIWEEESGEQGLELCRVLKPDGILLDFLLPDLDGIEFLQELKNQTSNPVLPVVMLADRGDVSIAVKAIKSGAQDYLEKEKTTGENLRFALHNVLEKNRLRRELEKSEERFYASMENLLDCFAIYKSIRDESGQILDFRVEYVNGIACEKNRMTKEQQIGKNLCELLPVYRENGLFADYCRVIETGEVLSKVALFYDDNDKQEKLVRAFDIRVSKWDDGVVACWRDISDRITLEEKLSSYQQRFQMVAAAATCLIYEWDVQNDTVERTAGLTQIFGYRLEESQPTRQWWRERIHPDDVERVKRDIQAKLATGDTYAVEYRVRHQNNYYLHVLDQAIVVRDDENKIVRVVGTTTDITATKQAEEEIKKLNRELERRVSELQTLFDVIPVGIAIAHDPECQQMTANSYLSDLLRVSAGKNASKSAPPTEQPLYKVFCHDREVPADELPMQYAAIHGVDIHNVEMNIVHPDRAAIELSCNARPLFDEQGKVRGSVGAFADITKHKQTEQALRRSEALYRYLADAIPQIVWTTDGEGRVEYFNQRWYEYTGLSPEQCLGNWNWLAALHPDDAPLARQIWTASVHKGETYEAEYRLLRASDRTYRWHLARGLSLKDEQGNIIKWFGTCTDIEDQKQIQEERSQLIAREQAAREEAEAANQSKDRFLAVVSHELRSPLNSVLGWAHLLKTRKFDPAITERALETIERNARSLSRLIEDLVDISRMSRGKFQLNIAPVNVQSIVEAAIDIIRPSSEAKNIQIIHKFLSNKLQVPGDATRLQQVILNLLTNAVKFTPEAGKIEIQLTTVDLTKDKITHQYVQIRVTDTGKGIDADFLPSVFDSFCQADVRVTSSNNGLGLGLAIARQLVELHGGTIEATSPGEGKGATFTVTLPLMQ
- a CDS encoding DCC1-like thiol-disulfide oxidoreductase family protein gives rise to the protein MNYYVIYDGNCHLCSNLVQVLENLDKGQIFQYVPMQDELTLKRFGITSQDCEMGMILIDANAPEKRWQGSDAAEEIGRILPMGKIFIEAYRSLPGVKWVGDRIYEQIRDNRYTLFGKRDVTYQTVYPIGCHSPENYTD
- a CDS encoding NAD-binding protein, whose amino-acid sequence is MKPRIIVCGLGYTGLKIYSLLKQQGASVIGIHHESIPGYDDRDIVVGDVKAASTLIAAGILEAHTLVIAGNDETLNLAILTQARVLNPGIRIINRLFNTSLGDRLDRILSDHVTMSVAALAAPVFAFAALGNRAIGQLRLFNQTWPIHEEYIHENHPWKGRKLSDLWENRSRMLIYYLPVKGRMDLVSAVVYGQQLQVGDRIIVGSQPSIRSNRRSAIQKFLKIFSNLQWFQQHAQPLAIVTLVLLLTLFIASFTYILTDLNTSIIDALYFSVGMITGAGGNEKVAENAPESIKLFTVVMMLLGAAIIGIFYAILNDFVLGTRLNQFWDATKIPQRHHFIICGLGGVGVQIVNQLHDQGYEVVVIEKDHNNRFISVVRALGIPVIQGDASISAILKTANINTAEALLAVTSNDIANLEIALSAKGLAPKLTVIVRNQDPQFAATAQKVFQFEAVLSPTELAAPAFAAAALGGRILGNGITADTLWVSLATNITANHPFCGKRVKDVAMDADFVPLYIETKSQTLHGWDVLETSLGAGDILYLTIPATGLDQLWRGTASQLLVS